A genome region from Glutamicibacter arilaitensis Re117 includes the following:
- a CDS encoding enolase C-terminal domain-like protein, with the protein MRIQRIESIPYAIPYNHPLRFASGEVHTADHVLIRVHTDEGVIGTADAPPRPYTYGETQKSIVAIVQDVFAPQLIGVDIMDRAKIRQVLDRTIHNQVAKGALDIAVWDAIGQALGTPAHKLLGGFTDSMRVSHMLGFKPARELLDEALRFGEQYGITTFKLKVGRRPLALDIEACRVLREGLGEDVELYLDANRGWSANESMEVLRQTEGLGLSLLEEPCDAKEAMSRRRLVERSPIPIVADESAPTAGDASRELLSGGANAICIKTARSGFTEATEILGLCTGLGVDVTMGNQIDTQVGSLATVTFGAAFEATSRRAGELSNFLDMADDLLAEPLQIVNGRISVRTVPGVGAAIDESKLARYRQDHVLSTSN; encoded by the coding sequence TTGAGAATCCAGCGGATTGAATCAATCCCCTACGCCATTCCGTACAACCACCCGCTGCGCTTTGCCAGCGGCGAGGTGCACACCGCGGACCACGTGCTCATCCGCGTGCACACCGATGAGGGCGTGATCGGCACCGCCGACGCGCCACCGCGCCCGTACACCTACGGCGAAACCCAGAAGTCCATCGTCGCGATCGTGCAGGACGTTTTCGCCCCGCAGCTGATCGGCGTGGACATCATGGACCGCGCGAAGATCCGTCAGGTGCTGGATCGGACCATCCACAACCAGGTGGCCAAGGGCGCGCTGGACATCGCCGTCTGGGATGCCATCGGCCAGGCGCTGGGCACCCCGGCGCACAAGCTGCTCGGCGGCTTCACCGACTCGATGCGCGTGAGCCACATGCTCGGCTTCAAGCCGGCCCGGGAACTGCTCGACGAGGCCCTGCGCTTCGGTGAGCAGTACGGCATCACCACCTTCAAGCTCAAGGTCGGCCGCCGCCCGCTCGCCCTGGACATCGAGGCCTGTCGCGTGCTGCGCGAAGGGCTGGGCGAGGACGTGGAGCTCTACCTGGACGCCAACCGCGGCTGGAGCGCGAACGAGTCCATGGAGGTGCTGCGCCAGACCGAGGGCCTGGGCCTGAGCCTGCTCGAAGAGCCGTGCGATGCCAAGGAAGCGATGAGCCGACGCCGTCTGGTCGAACGCTCCCCGATCCCGATCGTCGCCGACGAGTCCGCGCCCACCGCGGGCGATGCCTCGCGCGAGCTGCTCTCCGGCGGCGCCAACGCGATCTGCATCAAGACCGCCCGTTCGGGCTTCACCGAAGCCACCGAGATCCTGGGCCTGTGCACCGGACTGGGCGTGGATGTCACCATGGGCAATCAGATCGACACCCAGGTCGGCTCGCTGGCCACCGTCACCTTCGGCGCCGCCTTCGAAGCCACCAGCCGCCGCGCCGGCGAACTGTCCAACTTCCTGGACATGGCCGATGACCTGCTGGCCGAACCACTGCAGATCGTCAACGGCCGCATTTCGGTACGCACCGTGCCCGGCGTGGGAGCGGCGATCGACGAATCCAAGCTGGCGCGTTACCGCCAGGACCACGTACTTTCCACCTCGAACTAA
- a CDS encoding Rieske 2Fe-2S domain-containing protein, whose translation MNALINACSHRGAMVCRRKTDSRTTFTCPFHGWTFNILRQAAQGQGLARCRLARAVQQGRLA comes from the coding sequence CTGAACGCGCTGATCAATGCCTGCAGCCACCGCGGTGCCATGGTGTGCCGCCGCAAGACTGATAGCCGCACCACCTTCACCTGCCCGTTCCACGGCTGGACCTTCAACATACTCCGGCAGGCTGCTCAAGGTCAAGGACTCGCGCGGTGCCGGCTAGCCCGAGCAGTTCAACAAGGACGGCTCGCATGA
- the catA gene encoding catechol 1,2-dioxygenase — translation MTIETPADATAAKSGNAATDSFRNSGKLAKVDASTERVNLLASKLVKAANDIILEERVSYDEFNALKAWLIKVGDDGEWPLFLDVWLEHSVEEVATDHREGNKGSIEGPYYVPEAPSQNSPATISMREDEKGTNLLFQGQVRSTDGSALKNAKIELWHADEEGFYSQFAPGIPEWNLRGTFIADEEGNFQINTMQPAPYQIPTDGACGQLIAAAGWHAWRPAHLHLKVSAEGHELLTAQLYFPGDEHNDDDIASAVKPELLLDVQPAESGNGKQVTYDFVLDPVK, via the coding sequence ATGACCATCGAAACTCCAGCAGACGCAACTGCAGCCAAGTCCGGCAACGCCGCCACCGACAGCTTCCGCAACTCCGGCAAGCTCGCCAAGGTCGATGCTTCAACCGAACGCGTGAACCTGCTTGCTTCCAAGCTCGTCAAGGCCGCCAATGACATCATCCTCGAAGAGCGCGTGAGCTACGACGAGTTCAACGCCCTGAAAGCATGGTTGATCAAGGTCGGCGACGACGGCGAATGGCCACTGTTCCTGGACGTTTGGCTGGAACACTCGGTGGAAGAGGTCGCTACCGACCACCGCGAAGGCAACAAGGGCTCGATCGAAGGCCCTTACTACGTGCCCGAAGCTCCTTCCCAGAACTCCCCTGCCACCATCTCGATGCGCGAAGACGAGAAGGGCACCAACCTGCTCTTCCAGGGCCAGGTCCGCTCGACCGACGGCTCTGCATTGAAGAACGCCAAGATCGAGCTGTGGCACGCAGACGAAGAGGGCTTCTACTCGCAGTTCGCTCCCGGCATCCCGGAGTGGAACCTGCGCGGCACCTTCATCGCCGACGAGGAAGGCAACTTCCAGATCAACACCATGCAGCCAGCTCCGTACCAGATCCCAACCGACGGTGCCTGCGGCCAGCTGATCGCCGCTGCCGGCTGGCACGCATGGCGACCAGCCCATCTGCACCTGAAGGTTTCAGCCGAGGGCCACGAGCTGCTCACCGCCCAGCTGTACTTCCCGGGCGACGAGCACAACGATGACGACATCGCAAGCGCCGTGAAGCCGGAACTGCTGCTGGACGTCCAGCCAGCCGAGTCGGGCAACGGCAAGCAGGTCACCTACGACTTCGTACTTGACCCAGTGAAGTAA
- a CDS encoding SRPBCC family protein: protein MLPLEEHLGEATKILDMVVDQSEVGLEVLRGASTYTYDGNWKLQAENGADGYHVSATHWNYAATQARRANGESSNDTKIMDAGGWDKQKGGYYSFENGHLLLWTEWLDPANRPLAEKRDELVAKHGEARPTG, encoded by the coding sequence GTGCTGCCCCTGGAGGAGCACCTGGGCGAGGCCACCAAGATCCTCGACATGGTGGTTGACCAGTCCGAAGTAGGCTTGGAAGTGCTGCGCGGCGCCTCGACCTACACCTATGACGGCAACTGGAAGCTGCAGGCCGAAAACGGCGCCGACGGCTACCACGTCTCTGCAACCCACTGGAACTACGCCGCCACCCAGGCCCGCCGCGCCAACGGCGAATCCTCGAACGACACCAAGATCATGGACGCCGGTGGCTGGGACAAGCAGAAGGGCGGCTACTACTCGTTCGAGAACGGCCACCTGCTGCTCTGGACCGAATGGCTGGACCCGGCCAACCGTCCGCTGGCTGAAAAGCGCGACGAGCTGGTCGCCAAGCACGGCGAGGCCAGGCCGACTGGATGA
- a CDS encoding DUF1801 domain-containing protein, whose translation MPTSQKTLPNSASVEDFIEAATPEKRRIDGHELDRIFREATGEQPVMWGPSIVGYGSYTYISPANARTTGIWPKTGFSPRKAQLSLYGLKDLPQGASLLPQLGKYTEGAGCVYVKKLEDIDLAVLRELIAIAASRQDDQPR comes from the coding sequence TTGCCAACGAGTCAGAAGACCCTTCCAAATAGCGCGAGCGTTGAGGACTTCATCGAAGCTGCCACCCCGGAAAAACGCCGGATTGACGGGCACGAGCTGGATCGGATATTCCGCGAGGCCACCGGAGAGCAACCGGTGATGTGGGGGCCGAGCATCGTGGGCTACGGCAGCTACACCTACATCTCCCCTGCTAATGCGCGCACTACCGGCATCTGGCCCAAGACCGGCTTCTCGCCTCGCAAGGCCCAGCTCTCACTCTATGGTTTGAAGGACCTTCCCCAAGGAGCGTCGCTGCTGCCCCAGTTGGGAAAGTACACCGAGGGTGCCGGTTGCGTGTACGTGAAGAAGCTGGAGGACATTGATCTGGCGGTGCTGCGCGAGCTGATCGCCATTGCGGCCTCGCGGCAGGATGACCAGCCTCGCTAG
- a CDS encoding HNH endonuclease signature motif containing protein, giving the protein MSIPAYLEDRDGEHRLPLRPPGTREESHRTSAEEAEREHQTFLGTLKQTALELFDAGPINGPTDALEALKKIQRLQSSTEAAIAYIMADGVEHVSESFNDLISTEHPHSADEETAAAKSAACYGVDRGSEQIINSNFIAESSVALRESNRKVSKRMFHAKGLRHVCKNTLAALAAGEITVKAAHDIVKFCQDLSPEQISLMEQILLPMAKTAPDEAIYQRARRLHDRLNPDSAENRQRNALAARNVRMWNDEDGMATLQLHHSADVIHSINNSIKHVASQITDPKDSRTQAQVEADAFADVYLNGWPGTEAMPLKPRVSITIPALEMLANPSRGLAELEGYGPIPLGVALKIAADAPSFQRVLTDPWTGAAIDVEPKRYRPSQGLRDLLRHRDQHCGFPGCRRPADSSEIDHIEAYGQGGHTTRQNTHLLCKQHQMFKHALGWKVLACPDGSKTWISPHGLRSITIPESVSNVENFDHLNDHCPQRPEDETTPVVRLTPETRRVLSLDQDEDLPDTGTG; this is encoded by the coding sequence ATGAGTATTCCTGCATATCTAGAAGACCGCGACGGAGAACACCGTCTTCCACTGCGCCCACCGGGCACCCGTGAAGAGTCGCATAGGACTTCCGCTGAGGAGGCCGAACGCGAACACCAAACGTTCTTAGGGACGCTTAAGCAGACCGCCCTTGAGCTTTTCGATGCCGGGCCCATTAACGGCCCTACCGACGCGCTGGAGGCCCTGAAGAAAATCCAGCGGCTGCAGAGCAGTACCGAAGCCGCTATCGCCTACATCATGGCCGACGGAGTGGAACACGTCAGCGAATCGTTCAATGACCTGATATCGACCGAACACCCGCACTCCGCCGATGAAGAAACAGCAGCCGCGAAAAGCGCCGCATGCTACGGCGTGGACCGCGGCAGCGAGCAGATCATCAACTCCAACTTCATCGCCGAATCCTCCGTCGCACTGCGCGAGAGCAACCGCAAGGTATCCAAACGGATGTTCCATGCCAAGGGCTTGCGGCATGTCTGCAAGAACACCCTCGCGGCTCTGGCTGCAGGCGAGATCACCGTCAAGGCGGCCCACGATATCGTCAAATTCTGCCAAGATCTCTCTCCCGAGCAGATCTCGCTCATGGAACAAATTCTGCTGCCCATGGCGAAGACGGCCCCGGATGAAGCCATCTACCAACGGGCTCGACGCCTGCACGACCGCCTTAATCCCGATTCAGCGGAGAACCGGCAGAGGAACGCGTTAGCTGCCCGCAACGTCCGGATGTGGAACGACGAGGATGGCATGGCCACCTTGCAACTTCATCACAGCGCTGATGTCATCCATTCAATCAACAACTCCATCAAACACGTGGCCAGCCAGATCACTGATCCTAAGGACTCACGCACCCAGGCCCAGGTTGAAGCCGATGCTTTCGCGGACGTCTATCTCAATGGTTGGCCCGGAACGGAAGCGATGCCGCTGAAACCACGGGTCTCCATCACTATTCCTGCTTTAGAAATGCTGGCCAATCCCTCTCGCGGCCTTGCTGAATTGGAAGGCTACGGACCGATCCCCCTAGGCGTGGCTCTAAAGATCGCAGCTGATGCTCCGTCATTCCAACGGGTCCTGACAGACCCTTGGACCGGGGCTGCGATTGACGTGGAACCCAAAAGGTACCGACCTTCCCAAGGACTGCGGGATTTGCTGCGCCACCGCGACCAGCATTGCGGCTTCCCCGGATGTCGTCGTCCGGCAGATAGCTCAGAAATTGATCATATAGAAGCGTATGGGCAGGGCGGGCACACCACCCGGCAGAATACGCATCTCTTATGCAAACAGCATCAGATGTTCAAGCACGCTCTGGGCTGGAAGGTCCTTGCTTGTCCTGACGGTTCCAAAACATGGATTTCACCGCATGGCCTGCGTTCAATCACGATTCCTGAGAGCGTGAGCAACGTGGAGAACTTTGACCATCTCAATGATCACTGCCCTCAGCGTCCTGAAGATGAAACAACACCCGTAGTTCGGTTGACTCCGGAAACACGACGAGTTCTGAGCCTCGACCAGGATGAAGATCTTCCCGACACCGGAACCGGATAG
- the catC gene encoding muconolactone Delta-isomerase: MLFLARMDVVFPDHLTAEQVADFQAREKEYSASLQRSGKMQGIWRVVGEYANHSLYNVESNDELHEILSGFPMYPYMKIKVTPLAKHPNSLV; encoded by the coding sequence ATGTTGTTCCTTGCCCGTATGGACGTTGTTTTCCCAGATCACTTGACCGCCGAGCAGGTCGCCGATTTCCAGGCTCGAGAGAAGGAATACTCCGCGAGCCTGCAGCGCAGCGGCAAGATGCAGGGCATCTGGCGCGTGGTCGGCGAGTACGCGAACCACTCGCTGTACAACGTCGAGTCCAACGACGAGCTGCACGAAATCCTCAGCGGATTCCCGATGTATCCATACATGAAGATCAAGGTCACCCCACTGGCCAAGCACCCTAATTCGCTGGTCTAG
- a CDS encoding IS481-like element ISAar35 family transposase: protein MSHSNAILAPKGRLLLARCIVEDRWPLRRAAERFQVSVSTASRWASRYRVQGEAGMQDRSSRPHHSPRRTSVRTERRIIAVRVNRRWGPAQIAFLLGLHPSTVHKVLSRVGLSRLAWQDRATGQVIRRYEHEAPGDLIHVDIKKLGRIPDGGGHRVMDRAAGRRNKTKTPQDRRPGYAYLHNAVDDYSPLAYTEILSDDQKETAAGFWERANAYFQGAGITVKRVLTDNGSCYRSHTLADALGPEVKHKRTRPYRPQTNGKVERFNRTMIEEWAYARPYRSEAEGVAAFPQWLDYYNHRRGHASLKGLAPADRVPNLRG, encoded by the coding sequence ATGTCCCATTCTAATGCCATCCTTGCGCCCAAAGGCCGGTTGCTGCTGGCACGGTGCATCGTGGAAGACCGCTGGCCACTGCGCCGCGCCGCCGAGCGGTTCCAAGTCTCCGTGTCCACCGCCTCCCGCTGGGCTTCCCGCTACCGGGTGCAAGGCGAGGCAGGGATGCAGGACCGCTCCAGCCGGCCACACCATTCACCGCGCCGCACCAGCGTGCGCACCGAACGGCGGATCATCGCAGTGCGCGTAAACCGCAGATGGGGACCGGCCCAGATCGCTTTCCTGCTGGGACTGCACCCCTCCACCGTGCACAAGGTCCTCTCCCGGGTAGGGCTCTCCAGGCTGGCATGGCAGGACCGTGCCACCGGACAGGTCATCCGCCGTTACGAGCACGAGGCACCCGGGGACCTGATCCACGTGGACATCAAGAAACTCGGACGAATCCCTGACGGTGGCGGGCACCGGGTCATGGACCGGGCCGCGGGGCGGCGCAACAAGACCAAGACACCCCAGGACCGCCGTCCGGGCTACGCGTACCTGCACAACGCCGTGGATGACTACTCGCCGCTGGCCTACACCGAAATCCTCTCAGATGATCAGAAGGAAACCGCCGCAGGATTCTGGGAACGGGCCAACGCCTACTTCCAAGGTGCAGGGATCACCGTGAAACGCGTACTCACAGATAACGGATCCTGCTACCGCTCGCATACCTTGGCCGACGCGCTGGGTCCGGAGGTCAAGCATAAGCGCACCCGGCCCTACCGGCCGCAAACCAATGGCAAGGTCGAGCGGTTCAATCGCACCATGATCGAGGAGTGGGCTTATGCCCGGCCTTACCGTTCTGAGGCCGAGGGGGTGGCTGCATTCCCGCAGTGGTTAGACTATTACAACCACCGTCGTGGACATGCTTCGCTGAAGGGTCTGGCGCCAGCGGACCGTGTTCCTAACCTCCGTGGCTAA
- a CDS encoding Rieske (2Fe-2S) protein, translating to MTETLNEVSSLLDNALVDSPETGEFRANRNIFTDEEIFEMEMRHIWEGNWVYLAHESQIPNIGDYYTTNIGRQPIIISRN from the coding sequence ATGACTGAAACCCTGAATGAGGTATCCAGCCTGCTGGATAACGCACTGGTCGACAGCCCGGAAACCGGAGAGTTCCGCGCCAATCGAAATATCTTCACCGATGAAGAGATCTTCGAGATGGAAATGAGGCACATCTGGGAGGGCAACTGGGTTTACCTGGCCCACGAGTCCCAGATCCCCAACATCGGTGACTACTACACCACCAACATCGGCCGCCAGCCGATCATCATCTCGCGCAACTAG
- a CDS encoding AMP-binding protein, giving the protein MKAYAKGESEPRLLEETIGSNFESTVASFGPAEALVESATGRRWSWNELDAQINRLAKGLLAAGLQPGDRVGIWAPNCAEWVFTQYATAKIGVILVNVNPAYRTHEYAYAVNHSQMRLLLAVTEFKTSNYRAMIEQTRTDTPGLERVAYVDTDDYAQLLAEGERISDEALARRLAATKPEDPINIQYTSGTTGYPKGAVLSHRNILNNGYQVTGMIDLDEHDRLCIPVPFYHCFGMVMGNLGCTSRGTTIVIPAPGFDAETTLRVVAEEHCTGLYGVPTMFIAMQNHPNFKDYDLSALRTGIMAGSICPVEVMRRCVEEMGMSAVSIAYGMTETSPVSCQTRSDDDLERRTSTIGRVHPHVEIKVVDPVSGETLERGETGEYCTRGYSVMLGYWNDEEKTRAAIDDEGWMHTGDLAVMREDGYCTIVGRIKDMVIRGGENIYPAEIEEFLYKHPDIEDVSVIGVPDSKFGEVVCACIRMKAGRQPLTVDAIREYSAGQLAHYKVPAYVRILEEFPTTVTGKIRKNQLREDAARSL; this is encoded by the coding sequence ATGAAGGCTTATGCCAAGGGCGAGAGTGAACCGCGACTGCTGGAAGAGACCATTGGCTCCAACTTCGAAAGCACCGTAGCCAGCTTCGGCCCGGCAGAAGCCCTGGTCGAATCAGCCACCGGACGGCGCTGGAGCTGGAACGAGCTGGACGCGCAGATCAATCGCCTGGCCAAGGGCCTGCTGGCCGCAGGATTGCAGCCCGGAGACCGGGTAGGCATCTGGGCACCGAACTGCGCAGAATGGGTTTTTACCCAGTACGCCACCGCCAAAATCGGCGTCATCCTGGTCAATGTCAACCCGGCCTACCGCACCCACGAATACGCCTATGCGGTCAACCACAGCCAGATGCGCCTGCTGCTGGCAGTCACCGAATTCAAGACCAGCAACTACCGGGCGATGATCGAGCAAACGCGCACCGATACCCCCGGCCTGGAGCGCGTGGCCTACGTGGACACCGATGACTATGCGCAGCTGCTGGCCGAAGGCGAGCGGATCAGCGATGAGGCGCTGGCCCGGCGCTTGGCTGCCACCAAGCCGGAAGACCCGATCAACATCCAGTACACCTCGGGCACCACCGGCTACCCCAAGGGCGCGGTGCTCAGCCACCGCAACATCCTGAACAACGGCTACCAGGTCACCGGCATGATCGACCTGGACGAGCATGACCGGCTGTGCATCCCGGTCCCGTTCTACCACTGCTTCGGCATGGTCATGGGCAACTTGGGCTGCACCAGCCGCGGAACCACGATCGTCATCCCGGCCCCGGGCTTCGACGCCGAAACCACGCTACGCGTGGTGGCAGAGGAGCACTGCACGGGCTTGTATGGGGTGCCCACGATGTTCATCGCCATGCAGAACCACCCGAATTTCAAGGACTACGACCTCTCCGCGCTGCGCACCGGCATCATGGCCGGATCCATCTGCCCCGTGGAGGTGATGCGCCGCTGCGTCGAGGAGATGGGCATGAGTGCGGTGTCCATCGCCTACGGGATGACCGAAACCTCCCCGGTTTCCTGCCAGACCCGCAGCGATGACGATCTCGAGCGCCGCACCTCCACCATCGGCCGGGTGCACCCGCATGTGGAGATCAAGGTGGTGGATCCGGTCAGCGGCGAAACCCTGGAACGCGGGGAAACCGGCGAATACTGCACCCGCGGCTATTCGGTGATGCTCGGCTACTGGAACGATGAGGAGAAGACCCGAGCGGCCATCGACGACGAGGGCTGGATGCACACCGGGGATTTGGCGGTGATGCGCGAGGACGGCTACTGCACCATCGTCGGGCGCATCAAGGACATGGTGATCCGCGGCGGCGAAAATATCTACCCCGCGGAAATCGAGGAATTCCTCTATAAGCACCCTGATATCGAGGATGTTTCTGTCATCGGCGTGCCCGATTCAAAATTCGGAGAAGTGGTCTGCGCCTGCATCCGCATGAAGGCCGGGCGCCAGCCGCTCACCGTGGATGCGATCCGCGAATATTCCGCCGGGCAGCTGGCGCATTACAAGGTCCCGGCCTACGTGCGGATCCTGGAAGAATTCCCCACCACGGTGACCGGCAAAATCCGCAAGAACCAGTTGCGCGAGGATGCAGCTAGGTCGCTGTAG
- a CDS encoding SRPBCC family protein — MIGISRNLCLYPNVYLMDQFGSQIRVFRPVAVDKTEVTIYCFAPVGESDQARANRIRRS; from the coding sequence ATGATCGGCATCTCCCGCAACTTGTGTCTGTACCCGAACGTGTACCTGATGGACCAGTTCGGCTCGCAGATCCGCGTCTTCCGCCCGGTCGCCGTGGACAAGACCGAGGTCACCATCTACTGCTTCGCACCGGTGGGCGAATCCGATCAGGCCCGCGCCAACCGCATCCGGAGGAGTTAG
- a CDS encoding MFS transporter, which translates to MREEEAPDLPAARSQNPEVPRQGQRSFLHILANTAVANLTTSYLWFALTFWVYLETENVMATGIIGGAFMLLIAGFSMIFGTIVDNHRKKSVFVFSALVTAVAFALAGLIYLWLPTEDILNIGGWQFWIFCLVILFGAIVEQMRGIALSTTVTLLIPVERHANANGLVGTVQGIAFIITSVFSGLSIGLLGMGWTLVIAIAMVVITLLHLLGISIPEQEPEKEEGLTKTSDLRLGFTTVMAIPGLFALIIFSMFNNFIGGIYMALMDPYGLTIMSVEAWGITFGLASTGFIIGGLAIAKFGLGPNPIRTMLLLVAIMGFLGAVFTIREWTWLYVLGIWLYMMLIPAVEASEQTVIQKVVAFRRQGRVFGFAQMMEAAAAPITAFLVAPLAQYLVIPYMRSTQGDERFGWLVGQGQARGIALIFLVGGLIMVVAALLAMGTGQYRKLSAIFQAESPATPQEASVANESEDPSK; encoded by the coding sequence ATGCGCGAAGAAGAAGCCCCGGACCTTCCCGCGGCCCGCAGCCAGAACCCCGAAGTTCCGCGGCAGGGCCAGCGCTCCTTCCTGCACATCCTGGCCAATACCGCCGTCGCAAACCTCACCACCAGCTACCTGTGGTTCGCGCTGACCTTCTGGGTGTATCTGGAAACCGAAAACGTCATGGCCACCGGCATCATCGGCGGCGCCTTCATGCTGCTGATCGCCGGATTCTCCATGATTTTCGGAACCATCGTGGATAATCACCGCAAGAAGTCGGTGTTCGTGTTCTCCGCACTGGTCACCGCGGTGGCCTTTGCCCTGGCCGGGCTGATCTACCTCTGGCTGCCCACCGAGGACATCTTGAATATCGGCGGCTGGCAGTTCTGGATCTTCTGCCTGGTCATCCTGTTCGGTGCGATCGTTGAGCAGATGCGCGGCATCGCGCTGTCCACCACCGTCACCCTGCTGATCCCGGTGGAGCGCCACGCCAATGCCAACGGACTGGTCGGCACCGTCCAGGGCATCGCTTTCATCATCACCAGCGTGTTTTCCGGGCTGTCCATCGGCCTGCTGGGGATGGGGTGGACACTGGTCATCGCAATTGCGATGGTCGTGATTACATTGCTGCACCTTCTGGGAATTTCCATCCCCGAGCAGGAGCCAGAAAAGGAAGAAGGCCTCACAAAGACCAGCGACCTGCGCCTGGGCTTCACGACGGTCATGGCGATCCCAGGCCTGTTCGCGCTGATCATCTTCTCGATGTTCAACAATTTCATCGGCGGCATCTACATGGCTTTGATGGACCCCTACGGGCTGACCATCATGTCGGTCGAAGCCTGGGGCATCACCTTCGGGTTGGCCTCCACCGGCTTCATCATCGGAGGACTGGCCATTGCCAAATTCGGGCTTGGGCCCAATCCGATCCGCACCATGCTCTTATTGGTGGCCATCATGGGATTCCTCGGAGCGGTCTTCACCATCCGGGAATGGACCTGGCTCTATGTGCTGGGGATCTGGCTCTACATGATGCTCATCCCGGCGGTGGAAGCCTCGGAGCAAACGGTGATCCAGAAGGTGGTCGCCTTCCGCCGCCAGGGCCGGGTGTTCGGCTTCGCCCAGATGATGGAAGCCGCCGCGGCTCCGATTACCGCCTTCCTGGTTGCCCCATTGGCCCAGTACCTGGTCATCCCCTATATGCGCTCGACGCAGGGAGATGAGCGCTTCGGCTGGCTGGTGGGACAGGGGCAGGCACGTGGAATCGCCTTGATCTTCTTGGTCGGCGGGTTGATCATGGTTGTAGCGGCACTGCTAGCCATGGGCACCGGCCAGTACCGCAAGCTTTCTGCAATTTTCCAGGCCGAATCGCCCGCAACGCCCCAGGAGGCATCAGTTGCCAACGAGTCAGAAGACCCTTCCAAATAG
- a CDS encoding LysR substrate-binding domain-containing protein, translated as MDTRLIRYFVAVAEERHFGRAAARLHIAQPPLSQQIKQLEETLNTQLLIRTTRKVELTNAGELLLTRGRILLEELEQLSRDVRTVGDGALGVLRLGSTGSATSRIMPKLIESSSQQMPGLQLNVQGEMLTPQMVEGLVEGRLDLAILRPPVRGTEVDYMLLDRDHLAVALPLDHPLCAYEELDLEQLAGEKFICYPPSSAVNSIIVDSCRRVGFVPRVAQVASETSTLLTFVAAGLGIGLLPTTHYLPHSNRITFRPLRNAPAVDLAIAWRAGNESALVRNFLELCKELFPAKNTVEERLEPLENPAD; from the coding sequence ATGGACACCAGACTAATCCGCTACTTCGTCGCGGTCGCCGAAGAGCGCCACTTCGGCCGCGCGGCGGCGCGCCTGCATATAGCGCAGCCTCCGCTCTCCCAGCAGATCAAGCAGCTCGAGGAGACGCTTAATACCCAGCTGCTGATCCGCACCACCCGCAAGGTGGAACTGACCAACGCCGGAGAGCTGCTGCTGACCCGCGGACGCATCCTGCTCGAAGAGCTCGAACAGCTCTCCCGCGACGTGCGTACCGTGGGCGATGGCGCCCTGGGCGTGCTGCGCCTGGGCTCGACCGGCAGCGCCACCTCGCGCATCATGCCCAAGCTCATCGAGAGCAGCTCGCAGCAGATGCCCGGACTGCAGCTGAATGTGCAAGGCGAAATGCTCACCCCGCAGATGGTCGAAGGCCTGGTCGAAGGCCGGCTGGATCTGGCCATCTTGCGCCCACCGGTGCGCGGCACCGAGGTGGACTACATGCTGCTGGACCGCGACCACCTGGCCGTGGCGCTGCCGCTGGACCACCCGCTGTGCGCCTACGAGGAGCTGGACCTGGAACAGCTGGCTGGCGAGAAGTTCATCTGCTACCCGCCTTCTTCCGCAGTGAACAGCATCATCGTGGATTCCTGCCGCCGCGTGGGCTTCGTCCCGCGGGTCGCGCAGGTGGCCAGCGAGACCTCTACCCTGCTCACCTTCGTCGCCGCTGGACTGGGCATCGGACTGCTGCCGACCACGCACTATCTGCCGCACAGCAACCGGATCACCTTCCGGCCGCTGCGCAATGCCCCTGCCGTCGATCTGGCGATCGCCTGGCGAGCGGGCAACGAATCTGCGCTGGTGCGCAACTTCTTGGAACTTTGCAAAGAACTATTCCCCGCGAAAAATACCGTCGAAGAAAGGCTGGAACCCCTTGAGAATCCAGCGGATTGA